The Methanolacinia paynteri sequence GCCTTTCTGCTCGTGCCTGAAGGAGTACGTGGAGAGTTCGTACATCTTCATCGGGAGGGTGTTGGGGGATATATGCATGTCGTGCATTATCGAGAACATCCCGAAGCATGCGGCGAACCTGAGCATCATGCTTCGGGATGTTCTCGATAATGCACGACAGACATCGGGATGACGAAAGAGGAGATGGCCGAGGCAACACTCGAAACGCTAAGGAGAAACGACCACAGGGATGCATACATCAGGCTGGTCGTAACGAGAGGTGTCGGAGATCTCGGACTGGACCCCCTAAAATGCTCGAAACCAACAGTATTCATAATATCAGCCCCCTGGGGAGCGATGTACGGCGATCTTTATGAAAAGGGCCTGAAAGCAATAACGGTATCAATCAGGAGAAACGCAGCCGAGGCCCTCCCGCCTAATGTAAAGAGCCTGAACTATCTCAACAATATCATGGCAAAGATCGAGGCGAACTACAAAGGCGGAGACGAAGCCATATTCTTCGACACAAACGGCTACGTCGCCGAAGGTTCGGGAGACAATATATTCGTCGTAAAGAACGGCACAATATTTACTCCTCCGACCATGAACAACCTCAGGGGAATTACGAGGATGGTCCTCCTTGAGATTGCCGAAGAGCTTGGAATCCCTGTAAAGGAGCAGAACCTCGGGTTCTTCGACCTCTACACCGCGGATGAGGTTCTTGTAACCGGAACCGCCGCCGAGGTCGCACCGGTAACACTCATCGACGGAAGGAAGATCGGAACAGGGAAACCTGGTCCGGTTATAAAACAGATGACAGCCGCCTTCAGTTCAAAGACTTCATCGGAAGGAACTGAAATATTCAAATAATTTTTTTGGACAGAAATTTAGGCCTTGTCAATTCTTTCCATTATCGATCTCTGCATATATTCCGTAATTGGAAATTCTGAAGAAAATATGCCCTCGAGGGAAGAGCCTCTTCTGACAACCATCACATCCTCCCGGAAGTCAGCAAATACGGCAAAGATGATCCTTGCCGAATGATCGCTGTAGAGCTTTTCATTCAGAAGGCTGCTTCTGATTAATGAATCGCCCTTATGAATTTTTAATCCTCTATATGAATATTCAGCAGGATTATCAACAACAATATGAAGATCTAATTTCCTGTCTGAGCATTTTATCTCCGCAATAAATTTTTTTAAAAAAGCAGGATCGATACAAAGGATAAGAACCGAATCCCTGGCACGCCTCAGGATTGAATTCACCTGGTTCTCGATTGCAGATTCACTCTGAACAGTGTAGCCCGGAACCTTTGCAGGACGTGCCTTCTTTTCGATCTCCTCGAGCATCTGGACAACCTCTTCGATTGAATGGAGAGTATCTTTTTTTATCTTCTCAAATGTCCGTGCAATATCAAGGGCATGATAGCGAGTGGGACTCCCGTTTATAATTCCTATGTACCCTTTTTTTGTGAGATCGGAGAGTATCTCATATACACGTCCGCGTGGTATTCCCGTGAGTTCGTGAATATCCCTTGCGCTGCCCACCTGGAGCATAACGAGAACCGTATAAATTTTCGATTCATATTCGGTCATCCCCCAGGATTTCAGTCTTTCAACAATTCTTTGATCCAGTTCAAATGATCCGCTATCCGCCGGGAGATCTGTCATTCTGAAAATTATCTTGTTATTAACAGGGATATCTTTTTTCATCTGCTCCTCCTTCCAGGAGCACCACATATATGACACCTGATTTGAAAAGTTTAGCCGAAACCGAATTAAAGAGCTTTTTAGCCAGGCTCGTTAATGAAGACCGGAGTTCTTACAGCAATGAACACGACAAAAACTTTCAAAAACAAAATAACATACAATACAACAGGCAGGGACAAATTAAAGCTCACATTTCTTATCCTTTCATCAATGATGACGATGATGGGCGGAGCGGCCGTCGCACCATCTCTCCCGGGGATCAGCGCCTATTTTTCAGGATATCCCGAGAGTGTAATTGCACTGATAATAACGCTTCCTTCTCTTGCAATAGTCCTTTCTGGATGGTTTATCGGGATGATATGCGACCGCGTGGGAAAAGTCAGACCCCTGATGATATCCCTCGCATTCTTTGCGCTATTCGGATCTTCAGGTGCATATCTCAGTTCGCTGGAGATGATACTTGTCGGAAGGGCTCTGCTTGGCATTGCGATTGCCGGTATAATGACTACCACGATTGCACTGGTATCAGACTACTATTCAGGCCCTGAAAGGATCAGGGTTATAGGATACCAATCGGCAGCAATGGGTATCGGAGCAATTGTTCTTGAGACTTCAGGGGGACTTCTTGCATCGTTCGGCTGGAGAGAGACTTTCCTGATCTATCTTATTGCACTGTTATTTATTCCCGGAGTTCTCCTTACGATGAAAGAGCCGAAAAGGGAAGACAATACTTCCATAAGTCAGGATTTCAACGAATCAAAGGTCGAAAAAAAGGGATTGTCGTTTACTCAGTTGGCCCTCATATACATATCGGTCTTTGGCGTGATGCTCATGTTCTATACGCTGCCGACAAAGCTTCCTTACCTTTTGCAGGCTGCCGGGATCTCCTCAACTGTTGTCAGCGGCGCACTTCTTGGGATTCCCGGCTTTATTTCGGCTTTCAGCGCCCTTTCCTGTAGCAGGCTCTATTATTATTTTAAGCGAAATACGATAATGGCAACAGGATTCCTGCTTATCGCACTAGGTTTTTTGATCATAGGAACTGTTTCAGGCTTTATTTTTTTAATACTTGGATTAGTGCTTGTCGGAACAGGCCAGGGGCTTTTGCTGCCGACGCTTGTCGGATGGCTGAGTGAGATCGCCCC is a genomic window containing:
- a CDS encoding MFS transporter; this encodes MKTGVLTAMNTTKTFKNKITYNTTGRDKLKLTFLILSSMMTMMGGAAVAPSLPGISAYFSGYPESVIALIITLPSLAIVLSGWFIGMICDRVGKVRPLMISLAFFALFGSSGAYLSSLEMILVGRALLGIAIAGIMTTTIALVSDYYSGPERIRVIGYQSAAMGIGAIVLETSGGLLASFGWRETFLIYLIALLFIPGVLLTMKEPKREDNTSISQDFNESKVEKKGLSFTQLALIYISVFGVMLMFYTLPTKLPYLLQAAGISSTVVSGALLGIPGFISAFSALSCSRLYYYFKRNTIMATGFLLIALGFLIIGTVSGFIFLILGLVLVGTGQGLLLPTLVGWLSEIAPAKRYGTLYGIYSVFFYLGQFVSGFVSQPIIDISGTYQMVFTLGGLYSIIMTAVFVFLIFGKKVHAKNKHESDKST
- a CDS encoding TrmB family transcriptional regulator, translated to MTDLPADSGSFELDQRIVERLKSWGMTEYESKIYTVLVMLQVGSARDIHELTGIPRGRVYEILSDLTKKGYIGIINGSPTRYHALDIARTFEKIKKDTLHSIEEVVQMLEEIEKKARPAKVPGYTVQSESAIENQVNSILRRARDSVLILCIDPAFLKKFIAEIKCSDRKLDLHIVVDNPAEYSYRGLKIHKGDSLIRSSLLNEKLYSDHSARIIFAVFADFREDVMVVRRGSSLEGIFSSEFPITEYMQRSIMERIDKA